The proteins below come from a single Deltaproteobacteria bacterium genomic window:
- a CDS encoding 23S rRNA (pseudouridine(1915)-N(3))-methyltransferase RlmH, translated as MPPLNILAVGKVKDKASRELEEKYQERLSHYVRISIRCVKDSPAADPGQRRKEEAQSLLSAVADSDYLVVLDREGETVTSEGLARELQALTNRSVRNIVFVIGGAYGLDDPVRQRANRILSLSALTFPHELARVILLEQLYRAYTILRGEKYHH; from the coding sequence ATGCCTCCCCTAAACATCCTCGCCGTCGGAAAGGTTAAAGACAAGGCCTCGCGGGAACTGGAAGAGAAATATCAGGAGCGTCTTTCCCATTACGTCCGCATCTCGATCCGATGCGTCAAAGATTCTCCCGCCGCCGACCCCGGTCAAAGGAGAAAGGAAGAGGCGCAAAGTCTTTTGTCCGCCGTGGCGGATTCCGATTATCTTGTCGTGCTGGACAGGGAAGGAGAGACGGTCACCTCCGAGGGATTGGCCCGCGAATTGCAAGCGCTGACCAACCGGTCGGTTCGAAACATCGTTTTTGTCATCGGCGGAGCCTACGGTCTCGATGACCCCGTTCGCCAAAGGGCCAATCGCATCCTTTCCCTCTCCGCGTTGACTTTCCCGCACGAGTTGGCTAGGGTCATCCTTCTTGAGCAGTTGTACCGCGCCTATACGATCCTTCGCGGGGAAAAATATCATCACTAA